The following are encoded in a window of Flavobacterium cupriresistens genomic DNA:
- the ccoS gene encoding cbb3-type cytochrome oxidase assembly protein CcoS, which produces MSVIYLLITVSIFVAIGFFIAFIVAVKSGQYDDDYTPSVRMLFDDETNITPKKNKSNTEEKQV; this is translated from the coding sequence ATGAGTGTCATTTATCTGCTAATTACAGTAAGTATTTTCGTAGCAATTGGATTCTTTATTGCTTTTATCGTTGCTGTCAAATCCGGACAATACGACGATGATTATACCCCCTCGGTCAGAATGCTTTTTGACGATGAGACCAATATTACCCCCAAAAAGAATAAATCAAATACAGAAGAAAAACAAGTATAA
- a CDS encoding DoxX family protein: MENVKSLNKWANSHTYLPVDLIRIVLGIFLFMKGISFVTNVQYLHDLISPIDQFGGGMFLLHYIAPAHMIGGIMIFFGLLTRWAIAAQLPILFGAVLVNSMGHMHSENLTVAIVVLLVCIFFLFYGGGKHSADYYFKMQK; this comes from the coding sequence ATGGAAAATGTAAAAAGCTTGAATAAATGGGCTAATTCGCACACTTATTTGCCAGTAGATTTAATACGTATTGTATTGGGCATTTTTTTATTTATGAAAGGAATTTCATTTGTAACCAACGTTCAATATTTGCATGATTTGATTTCACCAATTGACCAATTTGGAGGCGGAATGTTTCTCTTACATTATATTGCGCCAGCCCATATGATTGGAGGAATCATGATTTTCTTTGGATTACTCACCCGTTGGGCAATTGCCGCGCAATTACCCATACTATTTGGAGCTGTTCTCGTAAATTCCATGGGACATATGCACTCTGAAAATCTGACTGTAGCCATAGTCGTTTTATTAGTTTGCATTTTCTTTTTGTTCTACGGAGGCGGAAAACACTCGGCTGATTATTATTTCAAAATGCAAAAATAA
- a CDS encoding sulfite exporter TauE/SafE family protein: MLYSAFIFGLISSFHCIGMCGPIAMMLPVDRTNEAKKSAQIITYHLGRLTAYATIGLLFGLLGRVFFLAGLQQKMSIFIGVAMILVVLIPEKTISKYNFSKPVYKIISKIKSSLGSHFKNKSYKSLFLIGLLNGFLPCGMVYVALFGAMAMQSAGLGVLYMLLFGLGTVPLMTLVVYINSIITVSFRNRIQKVIPYVAVLIGVLFILRGLGLGIPYLSPSNMSLFVQQKSNCH, translated from the coding sequence ATGTTATATTCAGCTTTTATATTCGGACTCATCAGTAGTTTTCACTGCATAGGAATGTGTGGCCCGATTGCGATGATGTTGCCTGTAGATCGTACCAATGAAGCCAAAAAGAGCGCCCAGATTATAACCTATCACTTGGGGCGATTAACAGCTTATGCCACTATAGGATTACTATTTGGACTGCTGGGACGGGTTTTCTTTTTGGCAGGATTACAGCAAAAAATGTCCATTTTTATAGGTGTCGCCATGATACTTGTGGTTTTGATTCCGGAAAAAACAATTTCTAAATACAATTTTTCGAAACCCGTCTACAAAATCATTTCAAAAATAAAATCAAGTTTAGGAAGTCATTTTAAAAACAAGAGTTACAAATCCCTTTTTCTAATCGGTTTATTAAACGGATTCCTGCCTTGCGGAATGGTTTATGTGGCTTTATTTGGAGCAATGGCCATGCAAAGTGCCGGTTTAGGAGTTTTGTATATGCTTTTGTTTGGACTGGGTACAGTGCCGTTAATGACCCTTGTAGTGTACATCAATTCGATAATTACGGTATCCTTTAGAAACAGAATTCAGAAGGTAATTCCATATGTAGCGGTGCTTATTGGAGTTTTGTTTATCTTAAGGGGTTTGGGGCTCGGAATTCCGTACCTGTCACCATCAAATATGAGTTTATTTGTACAGCAAAAGTCCAATTGTCATTAA
- a CDS encoding FixH family protein, with amino-acid sequence MKINWGTGIVIAFGLFMTFILYFVFEVQSNSKYDNDLVVEEYYKHDSHFQDEMARIQNAHDLKNKPSIIYTAEGLKIAFPNTFENEKIKGNVLLYRPSNKKFDFDTEIALTNNELLIPQKKLIKGRWDVHMEWQCNGTKYLSKEVIYVN; translated from the coding sequence ATGAAAATCAACTGGGGAACAGGAATAGTAATCGCGTTTGGATTATTTATGACCTTTATTTTATATTTTGTTTTTGAAGTACAATCGAATAGTAAATACGACAACGACCTGGTTGTCGAGGAATATTACAAACACGATTCGCATTTTCAGGACGAGATGGCAAGAATTCAGAACGCCCATGATCTAAAGAATAAACCTTCTATCATTTATACCGCTGAGGGTTTAAAAATAGCTTTTCCGAATACATTTGAAAATGAAAAAATAAAAGGAAACGTACTATTGTATCGACCATCAAACAAGAAATTTGATTTTGATACTGAAATTGCCTTGACCAATAATGAACTGTTAATTCCGCAGAAAAAATTAATCAAAGGACGCTGGGATGTCCATATGGAATGGCAGTGTAATGGCACAAAATACTTGTCAAAAGAAGTGATTTATGTCAATTAA
- the ccoN gene encoding cytochrome-c oxidase, cbb3-type subunit I: MEMEQFYYDNKIVKKFIYATILFGVVGMLVGLTLAVMYLFPNITDGIPWLSYGRLRPLHTNAVIFAFVGNAFFAGMYYSLQRLLKARMFSDFLSKLHFWGWQLIIVAAAITLPLGYTSSKEYAELEWPIDIAIALIWVVMGINMIGTMLRRRERHLYVAIWFYLATFVTVAVLHIFNNIEIPVSALKSYSVYAGVQDALVQWWYGHNAVAFFLTTPFLGLMYYFVPKVANRPVYSYRLSIIHFWSLIFIYIWAGPHHLLYSALPNWAQNLGVAFSVMLIAPSWGGMINGLLTLRGAWDKVREEPVLKFFVVAITGYGMATFEGPMLSFKNVNAIAHYTDWIIAHVHVGALAWNGFMSFGIIYWLIPRMTKSTLFSNKLANFHFWIGTLGIILYTVPMYVAGFLQASMWKQFNPDGTLTYGNFLETVTQIMPMYWMRAIGGTLYLIGMLTLVYNIIMTVRAGQPVEDELAQAPALQVINSNRLSGEKFHSWLERKPIQLTILATIAILIGGVIQIVPTIMVKSNIPTISSVKPYSPLELEGRDLYIREGCVGCHSQSVRPFRSEVERYGPQAKAGEFVYDHPFLWGSKRTGPDLLRVGGKYNDNWHFNHFWNPQSTSAGSIMPGYKWLFDNKPMDTSLIEKKMKAMVSLGVPYTDADVANAQKTLRTQAIAIENNLKSDPDFVKSYEDSKKKAAAKGEKFVPMNEREIVALIAYIQRLGTDIKVKETAKN; encoded by the coding sequence ATGGAAATGGAACAGTTTTATTACGACAACAAAATTGTAAAGAAGTTCATTTACGCTACGATCCTCTTTGGAGTCGTAGGGATGTTAGTAGGACTGACCTTAGCGGTTATGTACCTCTTTCCCAATATAACCGACGGGATTCCCTGGCTGAGTTACGGGAGATTAAGACCTTTGCACACCAATGCGGTTATTTTTGCCTTTGTAGGTAACGCCTTTTTTGCAGGGATGTATTATTCGCTGCAACGATTGCTGAAAGCCAGAATGTTTAGCGACTTTTTAAGTAAACTTCATTTCTGGGGATGGCAGCTTATTATCGTTGCCGCTGCAATTACGCTGCCGTTAGGCTATACTTCCTCAAAAGAATATGCAGAGCTCGAATGGCCAATTGATATTGCTATTGCGCTTATTTGGGTTGTAATGGGGATTAATATGATTGGTACGATGTTGCGTCGTAGAGAACGCCATTTGTATGTAGCCATTTGGTTTTATCTGGCCACATTTGTTACCGTTGCCGTATTGCATATTTTCAACAATATCGAAATTCCGGTTTCAGCTTTAAAAAGTTATTCTGTTTACGCGGGTGTTCAGGACGCTTTAGTGCAGTGGTGGTACGGGCATAATGCCGTGGCCTTTTTCCTTACAACGCCATTTTTAGGATTAATGTATTATTTCGTTCCGAAAGTAGCTAACAGACCTGTTTACTCGTATCGCTTATCAATTATACATTTCTGGTCTTTAATATTTATCTATATCTGGGCAGGACCACACCACTTGTTATACTCTGCTTTACCAAACTGGGCACAAAATTTAGGAGTTGCATTCTCTGTAATGCTTATTGCCCCATCATGGGGAGGTATGATCAACGGACTTTTAACGTTAAGAGGAGCGTGGGATAAGGTTCGTGAAGAACCGGTTTTAAAATTCTTTGTAGTCGCTATTACGGGATACGGTATGGCAACCTTTGAAGGACCAATGTTATCGTTTAAAAACGTAAACGCTATTGCACACTATACGGACTGGATTATTGCCCACGTACACGTTGGAGCTTTAGCATGGAATGGGTTTATGTCATTTGGTATCATTTATTGGTTAATTCCAAGAATGACAAAAAGCACTTTGTTTTCAAACAAATTAGCAAACTTCCATTTCTGGATTGGTACTTTAGGGATTATCCTGTACACCGTTCCGATGTATGTAGCCGGTTTTCTTCAAGCCTCTATGTGGAAACAATTTAATCCGGACGGGACTTTAACTTACGGAAATTTCCTGGAAACCGTTACGCAAATTATGCCAATGTACTGGATGAGAGCCATTGGAGGTACCTTGTATTTGATTGGTATGCTGACCTTGGTTTATAATATCATCATGACAGTGAGAGCCGGTCAACCAGTGGAAGACGAATTAGCTCAGGCTCCTGCTTTACAGGTAATAAACAGCAATAGACTTAGCGGAGAAAAATTCCACTCTTGGTTAGAAAGAAAACCAATCCAGCTAACCATTTTAGCTACGATCGCTATTTTAATCGGAGGAGTTATTCAGATTGTGCCAACGATTATGGTAAAATCAAATATACCTACGATAAGCAGTGTGAAACCATATAGTCCGTTGGAACTTGAAGGACGTGATTTATACATTCGTGAAGGTTGTGTTGGTTGTCATTCTCAATCCGTTCGTCCGTTTAGAAGTGAAGTTGAACGTTATGGACCACAAGCCAAAGCCGGAGAATTTGTCTACGACCATCCATTTCTTTGGGGATCAAAACGTACAGGACCTGATTTGTTGAGAGTCGGAGGGAAATATAACGACAACTGGCATTTTAATCACTTTTGGAATCCTCAAAGTACTTCCGCAGGATCAATTATGCCAGGTTACAAATGGTTGTTTGATAACAAACCAATGGATACTTCTTTAATAGAAAAGAAAATGAAAGCCATGGTTTCGCTTGGTGTTCCTTATACCGATGCCGATGTAGCCAATGCGCAAAAGACTTTGAGAACGCAAGCAATAGCGATCGAGAACAATCTAAAAAGCGATCCTGATTTTGTAAAAAGTTACGAAGACAGTAAGAAGAAAGCAGCTGCAAAAGGCGAAAAATTCGTTCCTATGAACGAAAGAGAAATTGTAGCGTTGATTGCTTACATCCAAAGACTGGGTACAGATATTAAAGTAAAAGAAACTGCCAAAAACTAA
- the hemN gene encoding oxygen-independent coproporphyrinogen III oxidase: MKISLTQKYNVPGPRYTSYPTVPYWNESDFTEQKWIESFQKAFSESNTQNGISLYIHLPFCESMCTFCGCNKRITKNHTVEETYIKALLKEWSLYCKLFTEKPLIKEIHLGGGTPTFFSINNLEHLINGIFSFANKADHYEFSFEGHPNNTTYEQLKKLYELGFRRVSFGVQDYAEKVQKAIHRIQPFHNVAKVSFWAKEIGYTSISHDLIFGLPFQNVENIIDTVEKTNSLKPDRLAFYSYAHVPWIKGNGQRGFNDENLPKDAEKRQLYEIGKHLLSENGYHEIGMDHFALKTDSLYKASQSNQLHRNFMGYSASKTQLMIGLGVSSISDSWYSFAQNTKNLEDYYQLLEWDKLPVVKGHVLTDEDLTIRKHILNLTCEFETSWNNKTGYFKELPAVLFDLKEMERDHLMVIEEHKIKITEAGKPFVRNICMAFDLHLKRKSPETNLFSMTI, from the coding sequence ATGAAAATTTCCCTCACACAGAAATACAATGTTCCCGGTCCAAGATATACCAGTTACCCTACTGTTCCGTATTGGAATGAGTCTGATTTTACAGAACAAAAATGGATAGAGTCGTTTCAAAAAGCTTTTTCAGAAAGTAATACCCAAAACGGAATTAGTTTGTATATCCATCTCCCTTTTTGTGAAAGCATGTGTACTTTTTGCGGTTGCAACAAACGAATCACAAAAAATCATACGGTTGAAGAAACGTATATAAAAGCACTTTTAAAAGAGTGGAGTTTGTATTGCAAACTTTTCACAGAAAAACCACTTATAAAAGAAATACACTTGGGAGGAGGTACGCCCACTTTTTTTTCTATAAACAATTTAGAACACCTCATCAACGGAATTTTCTCTTTTGCCAATAAAGCAGATCATTACGAATTTAGCTTTGAAGGCCATCCCAACAATACCACTTACGAACAACTTAAAAAATTATATGAATTAGGTTTTCGCAGGGTTAGTTTTGGTGTTCAGGATTATGCAGAAAAAGTGCAGAAAGCAATTCACCGCATTCAACCTTTTCATAACGTAGCCAAAGTATCGTTTTGGGCAAAAGAAATCGGATATACTTCTATTAGCCACGATTTGATCTTTGGATTGCCTTTTCAGAATGTGGAAAACATAATTGATACGGTCGAAAAAACAAATTCTCTAAAACCGGACCGATTGGCTTTTTACAGCTATGCTCACGTGCCGTGGATAAAAGGGAATGGCCAACGTGGTTTTAATGATGAAAACCTCCCAAAAGATGCCGAAAAACGACAACTGTATGAGATTGGAAAACATTTACTTTCTGAAAATGGTTATCACGAAATTGGTATGGATCATTTTGCTTTAAAAACAGATAGTTTGTATAAGGCTTCGCAAAGCAACCAATTACACCGAAACTTCATGGGATATAGCGCTTCTAAAACCCAACTCATGATTGGATTGGGCGTTTCTTCTATTAGCGACAGTTGGTACAGTTTTGCTCAAAACACCAAGAATCTGGAAGATTATTATCAATTGTTGGAATGGGATAAATTGCCTGTTGTTAAAGGGCATGTTCTTACTGATGAAGATCTGACGATAAGAAAACATATTCTAAATCTTACCTGTGAATTTGAAACTTCCTGGAATAACAAAACAGGCTATTTTAAAGAACTTCCCGCTGTTTTATTTGATTTGAAAGAGATGGAAAGAGATCATTTAATGGTAATCGAAGAACATAAAATCAAAATTACAGAAGCCGGAAAACCATTTGTTCGCAATATTTGTATGGCTTTTGATTTGCATTTAAAAAGAAAGTCACCGGAAACAAACTTGTTTTCGATGACCATTTAA
- a CDS encoding cbb3-type cytochrome c oxidase N-terminal domain-containing protein, with amino-acid sequence MKKFFPVYLRVPVIFFIVFGLMEYFIDSGDRPAFVKYPMVTVFLLVFLFILIAIEITLSAVNRVLFQLLSPEEKAKIEYEKSLPLTESNWYKNLMQKLTETQPIEKEGDLLMDHDYDGIKELDNNLPPWWVYLFYICVIFGVIYVARYELFGGDDQETELKMEMAQAKIDVEEYLKTAPDLMDEKTVVLLTDAPSLDAGKEIFTTNCAACHRADGGGQIGPNLTDNQWILGGGIKNLFHTITNGGRDGKGMISWKGTLKPKEIQKVASYILSLQGSNPKDPKESEGEIWVDEAAPKKEAAVAKAADSTQVK; translated from the coding sequence ATGAAAAAGTTTTTCCCCGTATATCTAAGAGTCCCTGTGATTTTCTTTATCGTTTTCGGTTTGATGGAGTATTTTATTGATTCAGGAGATAGGCCTGCTTTTGTGAAATATCCGATGGTTACTGTCTTTCTATTGGTCTTTTTATTCATTTTAATTGCAATAGAAATTACGCTAAGTGCTGTAAATAGGGTTCTGTTTCAATTATTGTCTCCCGAAGAAAAAGCAAAAATAGAGTATGAAAAGAGTCTGCCGCTGACAGAAAGCAATTGGTACAAAAACTTAATGCAAAAATTGACCGAGACTCAGCCCATAGAAAAAGAAGGCGATTTGTTGATGGATCATGATTATGACGGAATCAAAGAGCTCGATAATAATTTACCACCCTGGTGGGTCTATTTGTTCTATATCTGTGTCATTTTCGGAGTAATATATGTCGCCCGATATGAATTGTTTGGTGGTGACGATCAGGAAACGGAGCTAAAAATGGAGATGGCTCAGGCTAAAATTGATGTAGAAGAATACCTAAAGACTGCCCCCGATTTAATGGATGAAAAAACAGTTGTTCTGCTAACAGATGCACCAAGTCTCGATGCCGGAAAAGAGATATTTACCACCAACTGTGCCGCTTGCCACCGTGCAGATGGAGGCGGGCAAATTGGACCAAACCTGACAGATAATCAGTGGATATTGGGTGGAGGAATTAAAAATTTATTTCACACCATAACCAACGGCGGACGTGACGGAAAAGGAATGATTTCCTGGAAAGGAACTTTAAAACCTAAAGAAATTCAAAAAGTAGCAAGTTATATTTTGTCTTTACAAGGAAGCAATCCAAAAGACCCGAAAGAATCTGAGGGCGAAATTTGGGTTGATGAAGCGGCTCCCAAAAAAGAAGCAGCGGTTGCTAAAGCCGCAGACAGTACGCAAGTTAAATAA
- a CDS encoding cytochrome c oxidase subunit IV — MFEQIKHNMENISGIEIYPILSLLIFFFFFVGLALWVFSYKKEKIREMSAIPLDEGLCVISKDK, encoded by the coding sequence ATGTTCGAACAAATTAAACACAACATGGAAAACATATCGGGTATCGAAATTTACCCGATACTTTCCCTCCTGATATTCTTTTTCTTCTTTGTGGGTTTGGCCCTTTGGGTTTTCTCCTATAAAAAAGAAAAAATTAGAGAAATGAGTGCAATCCCTTTAGACGAAGGACTTTGTGTAATATCAAAAGACAAATAA
- the ccoG gene encoding cytochrome c oxidase accessory protein CcoG, with the protein MSNLPDETFRDTIGTIDEGGKRKFIFPKKPSGKFYEYRKWVSYVLLAILIANPFIKINGNQFMMFNVLERRFTIFGFPFWPQDFYLFVISMLVGIVFIILFTVVFGRIFCGWICPQTIFLEMVFRRIEYWIDGDRGAQLRLSKQEWNAEKIRKRVLKWTIFFLISFGIANVFLAYLVGSDTLFLMIEQGPLEQASNFLALLIFTAVFYFVFVWFREQVCIIACPYGRLQGVLLDNKSINVAYDFVRGEKETGRAKFSKKEDRAATGKGDCIDCHQCVHVCPMGIDIRNGTQLECTNCTACIDECDTIMETVGLSKGLIRYASEDEIEKKAPFKFTARMKGYTAVLLILLSVFVGMLFLRTDVQAIVLRLPGQLFQHKGDKISNVYTYKIVNKTMKEYPDIHFELIDQKGAIKNVGKQHFKVLKEGISQGTLFIEIDKALLESDKTKVKIGIYNGNQLLETATTNFLGPRSFN; encoded by the coding sequence ATGTCAAATTTACCGGACGAAACATTTAGAGATACCATTGGAACTATTGATGAAGGTGGTAAAAGGAAGTTTATTTTTCCTAAGAAACCGTCGGGTAAATTTTATGAGTATAGAAAATGGGTCAGTTATGTGTTATTAGCCATTTTAATAGCTAACCCATTTATAAAAATAAACGGAAATCAGTTTATGATGTTCAATGTTTTGGAACGTCGGTTTACTATTTTCGGATTTCCATTTTGGCCACAGGATTTTTATCTTTTTGTGATCTCCATGCTGGTTGGTATCGTTTTTATTATTTTGTTTACCGTGGTTTTCGGAAGGATTTTTTGCGGTTGGATTTGTCCGCAGACCATATTTCTCGAGATGGTTTTTCGTCGGATCGAATATTGGATTGATGGAGATCGTGGCGCTCAGTTGCGATTGTCAAAACAAGAATGGAATGCCGAAAAAATTCGCAAAAGAGTTTTAAAATGGACTATCTTTTTTCTAATCTCTTTTGGAATTGCAAATGTCTTTCTGGCGTATTTAGTAGGGAGTGATACCTTGTTTTTAATGATCGAACAAGGGCCTCTTGAACAGGCCAGTAACTTTCTGGCGTTGCTGATTTTTACGGCGGTGTTCTATTTTGTTTTTGTCTGGTTTCGTGAGCAGGTTTGTATCATTGCGTGTCCCTATGGTCGTTTGCAAGGAGTACTTTTAGACAATAAATCAATAAATGTGGCCTATGATTTTGTTCGTGGCGAAAAAGAAACCGGCAGAGCAAAATTCAGTAAAAAAGAAGACAGAGCGGCCACAGGAAAAGGAGATTGTATTGATTGCCATCAATGTGTTCATGTTTGCCCAATGGGAATTGATATCAGAAACGGCACTCAGTTAGAATGTACCAATTGTACCGCCTGTATTGACGAATGCGACACTATAATGGAAACGGTAGGTTTGTCGAAAGGACTTATCAGATACGCTTCTGAGGATGAAATTGAGAAAAAAGCACCTTTTAAATTCACCGCCAGAATGAAAGGCTACACCGCCGTTTTATTGATACTGTTGAGTGTTTTTGTTGGAATGTTATTTTTAAGAACAGATGTTCAGGCGATTGTTTTGAGACTTCCTGGACAGCTTTTTCAGCACAAAGGCGATAAAATAAGTAATGTGTATACTTATAAAATTGTAAACAAAACGATGAAAGAGTATCCCGATATCCATTTTGAGCTCATAGACCAAAAAGGAGCAATTAAAAACGTCGGAAAGCAACATTTTAAAGTATTGAAAGAAGGAATTTCGCAAGGAACTCTTTTTATAGAAATTGACAAAGCACTTTTAGAAAGCGATAAAACTAAAGTCAAAATTGGAATTTATAACGGAAATCAGTTGTTGGAAACAGCCACAACAAATTTTTTAGGACCACGAAGTTTTAACTAA
- a CDS encoding heavy metal translocating P-type ATPase, whose amino-acid sequence MSEQGCFHCGLTISKDEEINFDEKKFCCKGCKTVYEIFSVHNLTSYYDFEKAPGATPQDIQGKYDFLENEAILSKLLEFQEGNTAIVSLSIPHIHCSSCIWILENLNRMQPGISNSQVNFPDKKVRITFNSELVSLKTIVYLLSSIGYEPYISLENYETGKNNVDRSLTYKLGVAFFCFGNIMLLSFPEYFEIKEFWLDNYKPFFRVLILILSLPSFLYSASGYYVSAYKSIKAGMLNIDIPIALGIIVMFIRSTFDIVMDYGSGFFDSLTGLVFFMLLGKMFQIKTYSFLSFERDFKSYFPIAVTRIDADGSEESVPVYDIVEGNRLIIRNQELIPVDGILISEKAEIDYSFVTGEAIPITKKSGDRVFAGGKQIGKVIEMEVLHSVSQSYLTQLWSNEIFQKKVLQQHKTITDTISRYFTPLLLLIAIAGFGYWIAIDANIAFNVFTAVLIVACPCALALTAPFTFGNILRILGKQKFYLKNALVIEQLAKVDTIVFDKTGTITTSKKANIKYDGKLISEENNVLIKNVLRASNHPLCRMLYDFLPENKKTKIDDFCEITGKGIQASVANKTVRIGSAVFLDVPVSEETQAGKTSLHIEIDGIYYGRFTFQNQYREGLEKLFLALSKKYQIKVLSGDNDGERANLEAILPENTELVFNQKPEQKLEFIKQLQEKGQNVMMVGDGLNDAGALVQSNIGVSISENVNVFSPACDAILDASEFARLGYFLKLSKKSILIIKMSFALSLLYNIVGLSFAVTGNLLPLVAAIIMPLSTITIVGFVTFATNYFSAKNLR is encoded by the coding sequence ATGAGCGAGCAAGGGTGTTTTCATTGCGGATTAACCATTTCTAAAGACGAAGAGATCAATTTTGATGAAAAAAAGTTTTGTTGCAAAGGCTGTAAAACAGTTTACGAGATTTTCAGCGTTCATAATCTAACCTCTTATTATGATTTTGAAAAAGCACCGGGAGCTACACCGCAAGATATTCAGGGCAAATATGATTTCCTGGAAAATGAAGCCATACTATCTAAACTACTAGAATTTCAGGAAGGAAATACTGCTATTGTATCCTTAAGTATTCCGCATATCCATTGTAGTTCGTGTATTTGGATTCTGGAAAACCTCAATAGGATGCAACCCGGAATCAGTAACTCGCAAGTTAATTTTCCGGACAAGAAAGTTCGAATTACTTTCAATTCGGAACTCGTTTCTCTTAAAACTATTGTTTACCTGTTAAGCTCGATAGGATATGAACCTTATATAAGTTTAGAAAATTATGAAACCGGAAAAAATAATGTAGATCGTAGTCTGACTTATAAATTAGGGGTTGCCTTCTTTTGTTTTGGAAACATTATGTTACTGTCATTTCCGGAATATTTCGAAATAAAGGAATTTTGGTTAGACAATTACAAACCATTTTTCAGGGTTTTGATTTTGATTTTATCATTGCCCAGTTTTTTATATTCAGCAAGTGGTTATTATGTTTCGGCTTATAAAAGTATAAAGGCCGGAATGTTAAATATTGATATTCCAATAGCCCTGGGTATTATTGTAATGTTCATTCGAAGCACTTTTGATATTGTAATGGATTATGGTTCAGGTTTTTTTGATAGTTTAACGGGACTGGTTTTCTTTATGCTCCTAGGGAAAATGTTTCAGATTAAAACCTATAGTTTTTTAAGTTTTGAAAGAGATTTTAAATCCTATTTTCCGATCGCCGTCACCCGAATTGATGCTGACGGATCTGAAGAAAGTGTTCCGGTTTATGATATCGTAGAAGGCAATAGATTAATAATCAGAAATCAGGAATTGATCCCCGTTGATGGTATTTTGATTAGTGAAAAAGCAGAGATCGATTATAGTTTTGTTACCGGTGAAGCTATTCCGATTACCAAAAAATCAGGGGATAGAGTTTTTGCCGGAGGAAAACAAATTGGGAAAGTGATCGAAATGGAAGTTTTACATTCGGTTTCGCAAAGTTACCTGACACAGTTATGGAGCAATGAGATTTTTCAGAAAAAGGTACTGCAGCAGCATAAAACCATTACGGATACGATTAGTCGTTATTTTACGCCTCTGTTGTTATTAATTGCTATTGCAGGTTTTGGATATTGGATTGCTATTGATGCAAACATTGCTTTTAATGTCTTTACGGCGGTGCTTATCGTAGCATGCCCTTGCGCACTGGCACTGACAGCACCTTTTACTTTTGGGAACATCCTCAGGATTTTAGGAAAACAAAAATTCTATCTTAAAAATGCGCTCGTAATTGAGCAGCTGGCAAAAGTAGATACCATAGTTTTTGATAAAACAGGGACGATCACCACCAGTAAAAAGGCAAATATCAAGTATGACGGGAAACTAATTTCAGAAGAAAATAATGTACTTATAAAAAATGTACTACGTGCATCAAATCACCCGTTATGCCGAATGTTATATGACTTTTTACCTGAAAATAAAAAGACTAAAATCGATGATTTCTGCGAAATAACCGGAAAAGGAATTCAGGCCTCAGTTGCTAATAAAACAGTAAGGATAGGTTCAGCAGTATTTCTTGACGTTCCTGTTTCCGAAGAGACGCAGGCTGGGAAAACTTCGCTTCATATCGAAATTGACGGTATTTATTATGGCAGATTTACATTTCAAAATCAATATCGGGAGGGTTTAGAAAAATTGTTTTTAGCATTAAGCAAAAAGTATCAGATAAAAGTACTTTCGGGTGACAATGATGGTGAAAGAGCCAATTTAGAAGCAATCCTGCCGGAAAATACAGAATTGGTTTTTAATCAAAAACCCGAGCAGAAATTAGAATTCATTAAACAACTCCAGGAAAAAGGACAAAACGTGATGATGGTCGGAGATGGTTTGAATGATGCAGGTGCTTTGGTGCAAAGTAATATCGGAGTTTCAATCTCAGAGAATGTGAATGTTTTTTCACCCGCCTGCGATGCCATTTTAGATGCGTCGGAGTTTGCCCGCTTAGGTTATTTTTTAAAACTTTCGAAAAAATCAATTCTTATTATAAAGATGAGTTTTGCTTTATCCTTACTCTATAATATTGTTGGCTTATCTTTTGCTGTTACAGGCAATCTCCTTCCTTTAGTGGCCGCTATAATTATGCCTTTAAGTACGATTACTATAGTTGGATTTGTAACTTTTGCTACTAACTATTTTAGTGCTAAGAATCTACGGTAA